A stretch of DNA from Vulpes lagopus strain Blue_001 chromosome 12, ASM1834538v1, whole genome shotgun sequence:
ggggggtgcctgggaggccgCAAGCTTCCCCGCTCCTGTTTAGTCCACGTGTGAGGAGTTAGTCAGGTAGAAGGGGCGGATGACCACCTGGAAACTGCTGAAGGACCCCcccaggcaggggaagagggaagcgCGCCTCGAACTGTTGGTGCCCAGGGCGCTGGGGATCAAGGCCTTCTGTCCTTCAAAATCGGTCACGTCGGCCACGAAGCGCCCCCCACAGCGCATCAGGGCTTTGTTTTCGTAGCCAATGGTGGGATCTGAGTAGTCAGATTTGGAGAGGCCCAGGAGGGGGACCTCGTCAGAGGAGCACGAGAAGCCGTAGTTCCAGCAGCTTTGGACGGTGGGAAGGTAGACCAGAGACCAGGAGATGTACTTGTTCTGGAACAGGAAGCTGGGGTGCTGCGGGGTCTGGAAGGACTGGTAGGGGTAGTTCCGGTACCTGGACGAGCGCCTGGAGACAAAGGTGGAGATAGAGGCACTCCAGGTGGGCGAGGTGTACAGCCGGGGCTGGTAGGCGTCCTCGGTGAGGTTCAGGCCTCTGTACTGGGCCAGCAACCGGAAGGGCACGGTGTGGAATTCCAGCGCCTGCAGGATCTTCTTCTGGAAGAGCGCCTCGTGGCTCCAGTACAGGGACAGGTTAAACTGCAGCTCGAACAGGTGCTCGGGCAGCATCATGGGGAACCGGACCTTGTCCACCAGACGCGCCACCTCCCCGTGGGAAGGACGCCTCTCCTGGCTCCAGACGTCCAGGGCCGTGAGCAGAGCCAGCTCGCTGGGCACGGCCAACTCACTCCTGGAGAGCAGGAGCTGCAGCAGGGCTGTGGGGACGCTCGGCCAGGCCGTGGCCTGCGTCAGGCCCTCGAAGTTCCAGGCCAGGAACTGCACACACAGCTCCTCCAGCACAGGGTCCTGCGTGGCCAGCGCATACGCATAGaggtccaggggtgcctggaaaGAGGGGTCCTCGGGGAGGAGGATGGCAAAGAGGCTGGCGCAGAAGCTCTGCAGCTGCTGGGCCTCGTAGGCAGAGGCGAGCTTGTGGAAACACTTCACGGACGTCAGGGAGATGTCCAGCCTTCGGGAGTACAAGTACCTGCGGGGGGAGCGAGAGCTGAGCACTCGGCACAGCCCTACCCCTGCCGGGCCGACGGCGCCCCACCATCTACCACGTGTTTGCCATCCTCCCACAGACACCCCTGGGGGGCCAGCTGTTTCGAGAGGCACTTGGTGCCCCATGGATTCATCTTTTGGGTCAATCAACCACGTTCCAGTCTCAGGTTTGCTTAGAGCCATGTGCACTGAACACAGGCAGATCCAGGGTCACTGAGGATGACGCTCCGGCCCTCACCTGTGACAGAGGCAGTCCCCCacctcctggtctctgcctctgccgTCACTGCTGTCACCTGTGGCAGGGCGCTGGCGCCAGGAGCATCAGTGTGGCACCGCCCTTTCCTTCCTGCCAGCACATCCCCGGCCGGACCCCTTTAGGTCCTTGCTGGGTGCCCACAGGTACCCCTCTGTCCCCAGCACCTGTCTCATGCCCCCATGACATGGGCATCACCCCGGCCACCcctagtctgcttctcctgccaaCTGGGAGCCCACACTCCCAGTGACCCAGGGACTCCAGCTGGGCCGGGAAGGCAGGGATGGATGGGCACTTGCCCTCGTCCTCAAACATAGGCCCTGTGAGGAGGGGCACAGGCTAGCTACCAACTTCTCATACTTGGCTGGAAAGAAACcattttaatctgttttaattGCCATTCATTGTTTTCTCTTAAATGTTACTTCCTGTTATATAAGCCTTAGGTCTTAAGAATGAAAAGGAACAGTTCATTTTACATGGATGCTTTCTGCATACAAGCCCCTGGGAGGCCCCAGCAGGTAGCCTGGCAGGAGGGGCGATGGCCTGGGTGCAGGAAGGCTGGCCCCCGGGCCTCACCCAGGGCACTGGCTCACGGGCGCTGCCCAGCCTACGGGGTGCACCGTGCAGCCACGCGCCAAGGCCCGGGTAGGACCTAGTGCTGGGTTTGGGGTTGCAGGTGAGCTACCTCACACAAGCGGGGCCAGGACATGAGAAGCGGGAGGATGAATTCAGAAGTAGGTTTTAGGTTCTTGGAAATCTTAGACTGTATCCCTTGTGTTACCTAagaggtaggtgtgtgtgtgtgtgtgtgtgtgtgtgtgtgtgtgtttctgggcCACCCAATTTCTCCCTAATGCACGCGTGCCTGGGCCTCCCCAGAGGCTGTGTGAAGTGGTGCCCCAGGGCAGGTGGGCGACACCCGGGGCcccttcccagctctgccccatGCCCCTCTAGCAACCTTCCACAAAGCCAGTCCAGGCAGCTTGTTCCTGGTGAATTCCTGACCCAGAGCGCGTGAAGCCTCCTACAATAGTGGCAGTTACCCagggagattttttaaatgatgttttgtGAGAGTcggtgtatctgtgtgtgtgtgtcagtgtgggTGTCAGCGGGGAGTGGGTGAGGCTATGCAGGAgtgtgcaaatgtgtgtgtgtatacacaagtGTGGCTGCGAGTGCAAGATCATGTACACACGAGTGTGGAATGCACACGACAGTGAGCCCAAGCACATGCACCCACAAGTATGCACATGAGCACACGAGTTAATGTGGGTGTGCACGTTTAAGGCCATGTGGACATGTGGATGCTCACAGGTATGTGGGGGGTGAGTGTGTGCGTACGTGTGTGTTGTGCTCACGCCTGTGTTCATGAAAGCACTGACATGCTGGGTGCTGTAGCCCTCAGGTTTGCCAtcagggggaggtgggtgggcccCGCGGACACTGCCCAGGCCCCAGTACCCCCTCCCGGGTGCAGTCACCTGATAAAGTCTCTGACGACAGGCAGGCACTCTGCGTCCACCTCCATGGTGACCGTGGAGCCCGGTGTCTTGCACAGGG
This window harbors:
- the CANT1 gene encoding soluble calcium-activated nucleotidase 1 isoform X3, translating into MALPLVLWMCLLVAGTQGVKDGDMRLANGGTANEGRVEIFYSGQWGTVCDNLWDLMDASVVCRALGFENATEALGGAAFGPGKGPIMLDEVECTGTEPSLANCTSLGWMKSNCRHNQDAGVVCSNETRGTHTLDLSGELPAALEQIFDSQRGCDLSIRVKVKDQEEEGPHFCAHRLILAANPEAQALCKTPGSTVTMEVDAECLPVVRDFIRYLYSRRLDISLTSVKCFHKLASAYEAQQLQSFCASLFAILLPEDPSFQAPLDLYAYALATQDPVLEELCVQFLAWNFEGLTQATAWPSVPTALLQLLLSRSELAVPSELALLTALDVWSQERRPSHGEVARLVDKVRFPMMLPEHLFELQFNLSLYWSHEALFQKKILQALEFHTVPFRLLAQYRGLNLTEDAYQPRLYTSPTWSASISTFVSRRSSRYRNYPYQSFQTPQHPSFLFQNKYISWSLVYLPTVQSCWNYGFSCSSDEVPLLGLSKSDYSDPTIGYENKALMRCGGRFVADVTDFEGQKALIPSALGTNSSRRASLFPCLGGSFSSFQVVIRPFYLTNSSHVD